A single genomic interval of Peribacillus sp. FSL H8-0477 harbors:
- the leuD gene encoding 3-isopropylmalate dehydratase small subunit yields the protein MEPITIYTGRMAVMDRKNVDTDQIIPKQFLKRIERSGFGQYLFFNWRYDEQGNERPDFELNQAENKGTSILLAGENFGCGSSREHAPWSLLDFGFPIVIAPSFADIFKSNCMKNGMLPIALTEAEVDYLMKAAVGGQYELTVNLPNQKVSGPDGFEANFEIHPYWKQMLINGWDEISITLQYDKKISEYENSKQTLSI from the coding sequence ATGGAACCAATAACGATTTATACAGGACGAATGGCTGTCATGGACAGAAAAAATGTGGATACAGATCAAATTATTCCAAAGCAATTTTTAAAACGAATCGAACGAAGTGGGTTCGGTCAATATCTATTTTTTAATTGGCGCTATGATGAACAAGGAAATGAGCGGCCTGACTTTGAATTAAATCAGGCAGAAAATAAAGGAACAAGCATTCTTTTAGCAGGGGAAAACTTTGGATGTGGATCGTCAAGAGAGCATGCCCCGTGGTCACTGCTTGACTTTGGCTTTCCAATTGTAATTGCACCATCCTTTGCGGACATTTTTAAAAGTAATTGCATGAAAAACGGCATGCTGCCAATTGCTTTGACTGAAGCGGAAGTGGACTATTTAATGAAAGCCGCCGTGGGTGGTCAGTATGAACTGACAGTTAATTTGCCGAATCAGAAGGTTTCTGGACCAGATGGGTTTGAAGCGAATTTCGAGATTCATCCATATTGGAAGCAGATGCTGATTAACGGCTGGGATGAAATCTCTATCACACTTCAATATGATAAGAAAATTTCTGAATACGAAAATAGTAAACAAACACTCTCTATATAA
- the leuC gene encoding 3-isopropylmalate dehydratase large subunit: MGKSIIEKIWDRHIVSEEQDKPDLLYVDLHYIHEVTSPQAFEGIRMKGRSVRRPDRTFATMDHNVPTVNRYFIQDEIAKKQLDALSANCQEFGIHLADLNSSEQGIVHVIGPELGLTQPGMTIVCGDSHTSTHGAFGSIAFGIGTSEVEHVLATQTIWQTKPKTLKLEVNGQLGYGVTSKDVILYVISRFGVDFGTGHIIEYCGEVFRDMSMEERMTVCNMSIEGGARAGLVSPDDTTYSYMKGRKYAPESSEFDRCVEEWSQLASDADAVYDREIVLDGNEIPPMVSWGTNPGMATGVDGFVPTTRDGVMDARELGRALDYMGLNEGMAITEIPVQHVFIGSCTNSRIEDLRKAAAVLSGQHVHPGVRAMVVPGSQSVKKQAEEEGLDVLFKAAGFEWRESGCSMCLSMNPDVVPAGEHCASTSNRNFEGRQGAGARTHLVSPAMAATAALHGRFVDIRKNERIAEPVH, from the coding sequence ATGGGAAAATCAATCATTGAAAAAATATGGGATCGGCATATTGTTTCAGAAGAACAAGATAAGCCAGATTTATTATATGTAGATTTACATTATATTCACGAGGTAACGTCACCACAGGCATTTGAAGGAATTAGAATGAAAGGACGTTCTGTAAGAAGGCCAGACCGGACTTTTGCCACTATGGATCACAATGTTCCTACCGTGAACCGTTATTTCATTCAAGATGAAATTGCAAAGAAACAGCTTGATGCACTGTCTGCGAATTGCCAGGAATTTGGCATACACTTAGCTGATTTAAATAGCAGCGAGCAGGGAATTGTTCATGTTATCGGGCCGGAACTTGGACTTACCCAGCCGGGGATGACCATTGTTTGCGGAGATAGTCATACTTCGACACATGGTGCCTTTGGTTCGATTGCATTCGGTATTGGTACAAGTGAGGTAGAGCACGTCCTAGCTACTCAAACCATTTGGCAGACCAAGCCAAAAACATTAAAGCTTGAAGTGAACGGTCAACTGGGCTATGGTGTCACATCAAAAGACGTCATTCTTTATGTGATTTCGCGTTTTGGTGTGGATTTCGGGACAGGGCATATTATTGAATATTGTGGTGAAGTGTTCAGAGATATGTCGATGGAAGAACGGATGACGGTATGTAATATGTCGATTGAAGGAGGAGCAAGAGCAGGGCTTGTCAGTCCAGATGATACGACTTATTCCTACATGAAAGGACGTAAGTATGCTCCGGAAAGCAGTGAATTTGATCGCTGTGTAGAAGAATGGAGTCAGCTTGCCAGTGATGCGGATGCAGTTTATGACCGTGAAATAGTCCTAGATGGAAATGAGATTCCGCCAATGGTCAGCTGGGGTACTAATCCTGGTATGGCTACGGGAGTCGATGGGTTTGTACCGACAACCAGGGATGGTGTGATGGATGCTCGTGAGCTTGGCCGCGCATTAGATTACATGGGCTTAAACGAAGGGATGGCCATTACAGAAATTCCAGTACAACATGTTTTTATCGGATCATGTACGAATTCTCGTATTGAAGATCTTCGGAAAGCAGCGGCAGTACTTTCCGGTCAACACGTTCATCCTGGAGTCCGGGCAATGGTCGTTCCAGGCTCGCAAAGCGTCAAGAAACAAGCAGAGGAAGAAGGACTGGATGTACTATTCAAAGCAGCGGGCTTTGAGTGGCGCGAATCTGGCTGCAGCATGTGCTTAAGTATGAACCCAGATGTCGTTCCTGCAGGCGAGCATTGTGCATCTACTTCGAACCGTAACTTTGAAGGACGTCAAGGTGCAGGAGCACGTACGCACTTAGTTAGTCCTGCAATGGCCGCAACCGCTGCTTTACACGGTCGTTTTGTGGACATTAGAAAAAATGAACGGATCGCAGAACCAGTACACTAA
- the leuB gene encoding 3-isopropylmalate dehydrogenase: MKRKIAVLPGDGIGREVTRGAVEILEAVGEQFGHDFEFHFGEIGGSAIDQTGSPLPDETVEMCKSSDAVLLGAVGGPKWDQQPLHLRPERGLLKIRKDLHLYANLRPISYYSSLSESSPLKKEIIEGVDLLIVRELTGGLYFGKPSERTTLDGKEAVVDTLFYQKSEIKRIIELAFKLASARRNKVTSVDKANVLESSRMWRETAEEVAKNYPEVELEHMLVDNAAMQLIRNPRQFDVIVTENMFGDILSDEASVLTGSLGMLPSASVSLEGCNLYEPIHGSAPDIAGKNVANPMGMILSAASMLRLSFGLEEEADAVEKAVQKVLDAGLRTSDLANGPIRGISTSQMIAEIKAALLDQEAILNIMGAYA, translated from the coding sequence ATGAAACGGAAAATAGCAGTATTGCCGGGAGATGGAATAGGTAGAGAAGTAACACGAGGTGCCGTCGAAATCCTCGAAGCTGTTGGAGAACAATTTGGTCATGACTTTGAGTTTCATTTTGGAGAAATAGGCGGGAGTGCCATTGATCAAACTGGTTCACCGCTTCCAGATGAAACAGTTGAAATGTGCAAGAGCAGCGATGCGGTTCTATTAGGTGCTGTCGGAGGACCAAAGTGGGATCAGCAACCGCTGCATTTGAGGCCCGAACGCGGTTTACTTAAAATCCGCAAGGACTTGCACCTATATGCCAATCTTCGGCCGATCAGCTACTATTCGAGTTTATCGGAATCCTCCCCCTTGAAAAAAGAAATTATTGAAGGCGTAGATTTATTAATTGTCAGGGAATTAACTGGTGGATTATATTTTGGTAAACCAAGTGAGCGTACAACATTAGACGGCAAAGAAGCAGTCGTGGACACATTATTTTACCAGAAGTCAGAAATCAAACGAATTATTGAACTAGCATTTAAACTGGCTTCGGCAAGAAGGAATAAGGTCACGTCTGTTGATAAAGCAAATGTCCTTGAATCCAGTCGAATGTGGCGGGAAACGGCAGAAGAAGTAGCCAAGAATTATCCAGAGGTTGAGCTTGAGCATATGTTGGTGGACAACGCTGCAATGCAGTTAATTCGTAATCCAAGACAGTTCGATGTCATCGTTACAGAAAATATGTTTGGCGATATTTTAAGTGATGAGGCATCTGTATTGACTGGCTCACTTGGTATGCTCCCTTCAGCCTCTGTTTCATTGGAAGGCTGCAACCTTTACGAACCAATTCATGGGTCAGCCCCAGACATTGCAGGGAAAAATGTGGCGAATCCAATGGGTATGATTTTATCAGCTGCCTCTATGCTTCGTTTATCGTTTGGATTGGAAGAAGAAGCAGACGCCGTTGAAAAAGCCGTTCAAAAAGTCCTTGATGCTGGGCTTCGAACCAGTGATCTGGCTAACGGCCCAATCAGAGGAATATCGACCAGTCAAATGATAGCAGAAATCAAAGCGGCATTGCTGGATCAGGAAGCTATTTTAAACATCATGGGAGCATATGCGTAA